One Mycobacterium kubicae genomic window carries:
- a CDS encoding PPE family protein, SVP subgroup — translation MATDFGIYPPEINSVRMYTGPGPGSMLAAAQAWDTLADVLYTAVSGYQSVVSELAEAAWTGQSSAAMSAAADRYVRWLSTTAAQAEQTAAQARTAAAAYEVAFASTVPPPEVAANRTLLAVLVATNFLGQNTPAIAATEALYAEMWEQDALAMYNYAGSSAAAVVLTPFSFPQPNTDPRGTASQAAAISRIASGVPGNVQSSISVVPQALSALAAPTQGEQLSPLASLIAVLINAPADLATLLVLTPADALSGFAEFPPSLFNTLSGVVDDDTISGLDGEEAWPGTGPAAVEPFRATLPHIPVGASPTPTMTAVLGEANTVGRLSVPWSWTVAAPEMRGVSFTTPLAAAPTEAAAPLELEAAMVGQAMSGLPSPGARESAIPLNHARLSGHMEGAPTNDCVEASPAPRTVMTGVAAAIREIARQRAEGLLTEAEYNEHKKHLLES, via the coding sequence ATGGCCACAGATTTCGGTATATATCCGCCGGAAATCAACTCCGTTCGCATGTATACCGGTCCAGGACCGGGGTCGATGCTGGCCGCTGCGCAGGCCTGGGACACTTTGGCCGACGTGCTGTATACGGCGGTCAGCGGATATCAGTCGGTGGTGTCCGAACTTGCCGAAGCGGCTTGGACAGGTCAGTCATCCGCCGCCATGAGTGCCGCCGCCGACCGCTATGTCCGATGGCTGAGCACCACCGCCGCACAAGCCGAGCAAACCGCCGCTCAAGCCCGTACGGCCGCCGCCGCTTACGAGGTGGCATTCGCATCGACGGTGCCCCCGCCAGAGGTCGCCGCCAACCGCACCCTACTCGCGGTGCTCGTGGCAACTAACTTTCTGGGTCAAAACACACCGGCGATCGCAGCCACCGAGGCACTCTACGCCGAGATGTGGGAGCAAGACGCTCTAGCGATGTACAACTACGCTGGTTCGTCGGCAGCCGCGGTCGTGCTGACGCCGTTTAGCTTCCCGCAGCCAAACACCGACCCGCGCGGGACGGCCAGCCAAGCTGCCGCAATCAGCCGGATCGCCAGCGGCGTCCCCGGCAATGTGCAGAGTTCCATATCGGTTGTGCCGCAGGCACTGTCTGCGCTGGCGGCACCGACCCAAGGCGAACAACTCAGCCCGCTGGCCAGCTTGATCGCGGTTCTTATCAATGCGCCAGCCGACCTAGCTACTTTGCTCGTTCTCACACCGGCAGATGCGCTGTCGGGATTTGCAGAGTTTCCACCCTCACTTTTCAACACTCTTTCGGGTGTCGTCGACGATGACACCATAAGCGGCCTCGATGGTGAAGAAGCCTGGCCAGGTACCGGACCAGCAGCTGTAGAGCCGTTTCGGGCGACGCTTCCACACATCCCCGTCGGCGCGTCTCCTACGCCGACGATGACAGCGGTCTTGGGTGAGGCAAACACTGTGGGTAGATTGTCGGTGCCGTGGAGCTGGACCGTCGCCGCACCCGAGATGCGTGGGGTCTCGTTTACCACGCCGCTTGCCGCCGCTCCCACTGAGGCGGCGGCGCCGTTGGAGTTGGAGGCGGCCATGGTCGGGCAGGCAATGTCCGGACTGCCATCCCCTGGCGCCCGTGAGAGCGCCATACCCCTGAACCACGCACGCCTATCCGGACACATGGAAGGCGCACCGACCAACGACTGCGTTGAAGCGTCGCCCGCGCCCCGAACGGTCATGACCGGCGTCGCGGCCGCGATCCGTGAGATCGCTCGGCAACGCGCGGAAGGATTGCTCACCGAGGCGGAGTACAACGAGCACAAGAAGCACCTTCTCGAAAGCTGA
- the ctpC gene encoding manganese-exporting P-type ATPase CtpC, protein MEPAVEVISDAAGRMRVHVPWVRSDSRRAVAVEDAVDKQTGIRAVHAYPHTGSVVVWYSPKRCDRAAILAAISAAREVAAELIPTRTPRSADIRNAEVLRLVIGGAALVLLGVRRYGFRRPPLLGPNGQLIATGATVFMGYPFFRGALRSLRSGRAGTDTLVTVATVASMVLRENVVALTVLWLLNIGEYLQDLTLRRTRRAITDLLRGTADTAWIRLADGSEVQVPMDTLRIGDEVVVHDQVAIPVDGEVVDGDAVVDQSAITGETLPVSIVVGSGVHAGSVVVRGRLVVRASAVGNDTTIGRIITRVEEAQHDRAPIQTVGENFSRRFVPLSFIVSAATLVLTGDVRRAMTMLLIACPCAVGLSTPTAISAAIGNGARRGILIKGGSHLEQAGRISAIVFDKTGTLTVGRPVVTNVVALHKDWQPEEVLAYAASSEIHSRHPLAEAVIRSTTERHISIPPHEQCEVLVGLGMRTWADGRVLLLGSPSLLRAEKVRVSKKASEWVTKLRSQAETPLLLAVDGTLVGLISLRDEVRPEAPEVLNRLRDKGIRRIVMLTGDHPETAEVVAREVGIDEWRAEVLPEDKLQVVRQLQDEGHVVGMVGDGVNDAPALATADIGIAMGLAGTDVAVETADIALANDNLQRLLDVPDLGARAVKVIRQNYGMSIAVNSAGLLMGAGGALSPVLAAILHNASSVAVVTNSSRLIRYRLANGQGATVNGQAPIELADADRSEDSVSLQPVSD, encoded by the coding sequence ATGGAGCCCGCCGTGGAGGTCATTTCCGACGCGGCGGGACGCATGCGGGTGCACGTGCCGTGGGTCCGTTCGGATTCACGCCGCGCGGTGGCGGTCGAAGACGCCGTGGACAAGCAGACCGGGATTCGGGCGGTGCACGCCTACCCGCACACCGGGTCGGTAGTCGTGTGGTATTCGCCGAAACGCTGCGATCGCGCTGCAATCCTCGCGGCCATTTCGGCAGCCCGAGAGGTGGCGGCTGAGCTCATTCCCACTCGCACACCCCGCTCGGCTGACATTCGTAACGCCGAGGTGTTGCGCCTAGTGATTGGCGGGGCCGCGCTCGTCCTACTTGGTGTGCGCCGCTACGGTTTCCGGCGTCCGCCATTACTCGGTCCCAACGGTCAGCTAATTGCCACCGGCGCGACTGTCTTCATGGGTTATCCCTTCTTCCGTGGCGCCCTACGTTCGCTTCGTTCCGGGCGCGCCGGCACCGACACGTTGGTGACGGTCGCCACGGTCGCGAGCATGGTGTTGCGGGAGAACGTGGTGGCGCTCACCGTCTTGTGGTTGCTCAACATCGGTGAGTACCTCCAAGACCTGACGCTGCGGCGCACCCGGCGCGCCATCACCGACCTGCTTCGCGGGACCGCCGACACGGCGTGGATTCGGCTTGCCGACGGCAGCGAAGTACAGGTGCCGATGGATACCCTGCGGATCGGCGACGAGGTTGTGGTTCACGATCAGGTCGCGATACCTGTCGACGGTGAGGTGGTCGACGGGGACGCCGTGGTCGATCAGTCCGCGATCACAGGTGAAACTCTGCCGGTCAGCATAGTCGTCGGTTCCGGCGTGCACGCTGGCTCGGTGGTGGTGCGCGGTCGGTTGGTAGTCCGCGCCAGCGCTGTGGGCAACGACACCACTATCGGACGCATTATCACTCGCGTTGAAGAGGCCCAGCACGATCGTGCGCCAATTCAAACGGTCGGTGAGAACTTCTCGCGCCGGTTTGTGCCCCTCTCGTTCATCGTGTCCGCAGCCACGTTGGTGCTCACCGGTGACGTTCGGCGCGCGATGACCATGCTGTTGATTGCGTGCCCGTGTGCGGTGGGATTGTCCACGCCCACCGCGATCAGTGCCGCAATCGGAAATGGGGCGCGCCGCGGCATCCTGATCAAAGGCGGATCCCACCTCGAACAAGCCGGCCGAATTAGCGCCATCGTGTTCGACAAAACCGGCACACTTACCGTGGGGCGGCCCGTCGTCACGAATGTCGTTGCACTGCATAAGGACTGGCAACCCGAAGAGGTTCTCGCTTACGCGGCGAGTTCAGAAATCCACTCTCGTCATCCGCTGGCAGAAGCCGTGATCCGCTCGACCACCGAACGCCACATCAGCATTCCACCCCATGAGCAGTGTGAGGTTCTGGTGGGTTTGGGCATGCGAACCTGGGCCGATGGCCGTGTTCTCCTGCTGGGCAGCCCGTCGCTGCTACGTGCTGAGAAAGTACGGGTCTCGAAGAAGGCGTCAGAGTGGGTGACCAAACTGCGGAGCCAAGCCGAGACACCACTTCTGCTGGCCGTGGATGGCACGCTAGTAGGCTTGATCAGCCTGCGCGACGAGGTTCGGCCCGAAGCACCCGAAGTCCTGAATAGGTTGCGAGACAAAGGGATCCGCCGCATCGTTATGCTCACCGGCGATCATCCGGAGACCGCTGAGGTCGTCGCTCGCGAGGTGGGTATCGACGAGTGGCGCGCCGAGGTGTTGCCCGAAGACAAACTTCAAGTGGTGCGCCAACTTCAGGACGAGGGTCACGTGGTGGGAATGGTCGGCGATGGAGTCAATGATGCCCCGGCGCTGGCAACTGCGGACATCGGAATAGCCATGGGTCTAGCAGGCACCGACGTCGCAGTCGAGACCGCCGACATCGCCCTGGCCAACGACAACTTGCAGCGCCTGCTCGACGTACCCGATTTAGGTGCCCGCGCTGTCAAGGTGATCCGACAGAACTACGGCATGTCCATAGCCGTGAATTCCGCTGGCCTGCTCATGGGTGCCGGGGGCGCCCTTTCGCCAGTGCTTGCGGCGATACTGCACAACGCGTCATCCGTGGCCGTGGTCACCAACAGCTCCCGTCTGATTCGATACCGCCTCGCTAATGGGCAGGGGGCGACCGTTAATGGGCAAGCGCCGATTGAGCTTGCAGACGCGGATCGCAGTGAGGACTCGGTGTCTCTACAACCAGTGAGTGATTAG
- a CDS encoding DUF1490 family protein translates to MLPQALLGKAASTVFTGLVGVSAYEVVRKAVGKAPVHRATVAAAELGLRGTRRAEVAAESARLKIADVVAEARERIGEEVPPPAAVTEIHDHDH, encoded by the coding sequence ATGCTCCCGCAGGCACTATTGGGTAAAGCGGCATCGACGGTGTTCACCGGGCTGGTAGGCGTGAGCGCCTATGAGGTGGTGCGCAAGGCCGTAGGCAAGGCCCCGGTGCATCGGGCCACCGTCGCGGCGGCCGAGCTGGGGCTAAGGGGAACCCGTCGCGCCGAGGTGGCAGCGGAGTCGGCTCGGCTGAAGATCGCCGATGTGGTCGCCGAGGCCCGTGAACGCATCGGAGAAGAGGTACCACCACCGGCGGCCGTTACCGAGATCCACGACCACGACCACTGA
- a CDS encoding cation transporter: MDDTCCDDTELRPAKGAEWRRAARWARRLAWISLACVLAEGAVGFWQGVTAGSIALTAWALGSAPEAFSSLILIWRFSGSRTLSDTADLRAQRGVAVSFWLSAPYIAAESIHHLLSDHAPDTALIGIVVTAAALLQMPILGWGQRKLGARLGSAATVGKGIQNYLCAAQAAAVLLGLAVTAHWSGGWWLDPAIGLGISGLGVWQGVRSWRGQGCAC, from the coding sequence GTGGACGACACCTGCTGCGATGACACCGAACTCAGGCCGGCGAAAGGCGCTGAGTGGCGGCGAGCGGCGCGTTGGGCACGGCGGCTGGCATGGATCAGCCTGGCCTGTGTGCTCGCCGAGGGCGCGGTCGGTTTCTGGCAAGGCGTCACCGCTGGTTCCATCGCACTGACCGCCTGGGCGCTGGGAAGCGCGCCCGAGGCCTTCTCGAGCCTGATCCTGATATGGCGGTTCAGCGGCTCGCGCACGCTGTCGGACACCGCCGATCTACGAGCACAACGCGGTGTGGCGGTGTCATTTTGGCTCAGCGCCCCATACATCGCCGCCGAATCCATCCATCACTTGCTCAGCGACCACGCGCCCGACACCGCATTGATCGGCATCGTGGTCACCGCTGCCGCGCTGCTGCAGATGCCTATCCTTGGGTGGGGTCAACGCAAACTCGGCGCGCGACTGGGTTCGGCGGCGACTGTTGGCAAAGGCATCCAGAATTACTTGTGCGCCGCGCAGGCCGCCGCCGTTCTGCTGGGCCTGGCAGTCACCGCCCACTGGTCTGGCGGGTGGTGGTTGGACCCGGCGATTGGTCTCGGCATTTCCGGACTCGGGGTATGGCAGGGCGTCCGATCCTGGCGCGGCCAGGGTTGCGCATGCTGA
- a CDS encoding PPE family protein, SVP subgroup — translation MDFVSYPPEVNSTRMYTGAGSVPLLAAAEAWDALANELHLAANSYQAVVLELTSGPWLGLASASMSASAASFAAWLRATATQAEETCAQAKSAAAAYQTAFSETVPPSVVAANRSQLASLVATNVLGINAQAIAATEAQYGEMWVQDLAAMYDYAASSASSTVLTPFSAPPQTTKPGGPVGYDAAGGATGFADSMVQQAFSAVPTGLQSAAAADVDSLSTLADLLTIFLAVPAVYSLLIAVPANVLGVVGFPVTIIGTGTGIHTDEIISGWNGEEPFPSNEPAPVKPFPAPLLNLPAGTVPPRTVEASVGEAGVVGALSVPPTWAVATPAVRPIAYTLPGTAVGAAAVVPAATDSSSTLSEMALAGAAGRVMADTVGTGARRAVQGARGAARAGTSAGKVAEPTTGGSDIKPQEIPRAVVTGVAAELREFAKLRDEGLLTDAEYTEQKNRLLGR, via the coding sequence ATGGATTTCGTGAGCTATCCGCCGGAGGTCAACTCCACTCGTATGTATACCGGCGCCGGGTCAGTACCATTGTTGGCCGCGGCCGAAGCGTGGGACGCGCTTGCCAACGAACTGCACTTAGCAGCCAATTCGTATCAAGCAGTGGTGTTGGAATTGACTTCGGGTCCCTGGTTGGGGCTGGCGTCCGCGTCGATGAGTGCTTCCGCTGCGTCGTTTGCGGCGTGGTTGCGAGCCACCGCCACTCAGGCAGAAGAAACTTGCGCTCAGGCGAAGTCCGCGGCCGCTGCATACCAGACCGCGTTTTCGGAGACGGTTCCGCCGTCGGTGGTGGCCGCTAATCGCAGTCAGCTGGCGTCATTGGTCGCGACCAATGTGCTCGGAATAAATGCCCAAGCGATCGCAGCGACTGAAGCACAGTACGGGGAGATGTGGGTTCAGGACCTCGCGGCAATGTATGACTACGCAGCCTCGTCAGCTTCATCGACGGTGCTGACACCTTTCAGCGCCCCCCCGCAAACCACTAAACCGGGCGGCCCGGTCGGCTACGACGCGGCCGGCGGGGCCACCGGCTTCGCGGACAGCATGGTTCAACAAGCGTTCTCCGCGGTACCCACGGGGCTGCAAAGCGCGGCTGCCGCCGACGTGGATTCGCTCAGCACACTGGCCGATCTGCTCACCATATTCTTAGCTGTGCCAGCGGTCTATTCCCTTCTCATCGCCGTACCTGCCAATGTGCTCGGGGTGGTTGGATTCCCGGTGACCATCATTGGCACCGGGACTGGCATCCATACCGACGAAATCATTAGCGGCTGGAACGGCGAGGAGCCGTTTCCGAGCAATGAGCCGGCGCCGGTGAAGCCGTTCCCGGCGCCGCTGCTTAACTTGCCGGCGGGCACGGTACCGCCGCGGACCGTCGAGGCCAGTGTGGGTGAGGCCGGCGTCGTGGGCGCTTTGTCCGTGCCGCCTACCTGGGCCGTTGCCACCCCGGCGGTGCGCCCCATTGCCTACACGCTGCCGGGAACCGCTGTCGGTGCCGCTGCCGTCGTCCCGGCAGCAACCGACTCCAGCAGCACGCTCAGTGAGATGGCACTGGCAGGGGCGGCCGGGCGGGTCATGGCCGATACCGTGGGCACCGGCGCGAGAAGAGCGGTGCAAGGCGCACGTGGGGCGGCGCGCGCCGGAACGAGCGCGGGCAAGGTTGCTGAGCCGACCACCGGTGGAAGCGACATAAAGCCACAAGAAATACCCCGCGCGGTGGTAACCGGCGTGGCGGCTGAGCTCCGCGAGTTCGCCAAGCTCCGCGACGAAGGGCTGTTGACTGACGCCGAATACACCGAGCAGAAGAACCGTCTGCTTGGCCGCTGA